The region GCaataacaagaatatttataCTGGAACATCTTTCAGAGAGATGGTTCACTAATAGACCGAGGGATAAGTAATTCGACTCATTCACATCCAGATCATGAATGTTTGGAATCCATATTATGCAAGGAGACATTGCTTTTGCTAATTCGAATTGAAGGGTGATATAAGATCGGTCTATTTCCGGCATCATATCCATAGTTAGCGCATTCATCATACTTAGCAGTTCCAGCTCCGTATCAAGGTCACGATCGATATCGTCACTAGCATCAATATCGTCACTAGCATCAATATCGTCACTATCATCAATATCGATATCATCAATAAGAAAACCTTTAGGCTTGTTATCCAGGACCTTGTTCAGAAATACCGTAATGAAAGGAACATAGGAGTTTGTCGCTAGGTATTTGACCAAATAGGATCGTCCAGTTCCTATAGAACCTATCACTAAAATCCCCCTAGAGGGGGATAAGGCTAAGCGGAGCGAAAAGGGTTTTCCATGAGATGGGAAATGCAAAGTACTAGTCCCGCACGAAGTTTGTGAATAAGTGATTGTCTGATAATGAGCCAGGAATACCCGTCTTTCTGCTAAACAGGATGTATTGAACTCATAATTCAATAGATACTTTTTATGAATGTCAACTAAGTATCGTAAGTAAATTGCTCCCggttgttcaatcatttgataacCAGAGTCATTCTTTGATAAATGATCACTATGAGTCAGACTCAATAGAATTTGATCAATCCCTTTTTCTGCCGTTAAGGCGGAGAACTGAACCAAGAATTCTCTTTCTTCATCATCAATCGAATCACTGTTCGCGACCCAGGATTCTATTTTATCATCAATCCAATCCCCGTTcacgttttttctttttcttatcaatGAATAGATCTCTTTACTTGTATGACTTAGATGTCTCGTATTTCTCGAAAAAGTGATTCGATTGATGGGATTTGGTATGAGATCGATGATATCGATGAGattgatattcaaatatttcttcttagAACGTATCGATTTGACCCCATAAGCGGGACCAAGCATGTTGCCACCAGAAGCCCGTATTTCTTCTAGAGAATCTCCTAATTCTTCCAGAGCAACTAGAAAGAGATTCTTTAACCAGAAAGAATTCGGTTCAGATGTAGGATACCTATACAGAAGTTTTCGCAACTCAATCATAGATGATGGAATCATCAAAGATTTGACCTTTTCGAACTCTGTCTGTAACTCACTAGAGGCCCGGGCAACAAAGATAAGATATGTACGAACGAGATATCCAGcaacaagaagaaggaaaaggatTGAATAGAGGAACTCCCAAACATTTGGCGATCTCAGATGTGTCGATATCAATGGTGACTCATTATTTCGATGAATCATTTCTTCGGACAGAAGAAGATTATGGAAACACTTACTCGAAATCTCACTTATCAGATTCCATTGTGGAAGACACCATTTTTTCTGAAGAATTCGCCATGATATACCTGatccatgcataatatcatgaaaaatGGATACAAATTTTTGACTGCTACTTAGTATCGGCAACAGGTCTGAAAAAGTatctaaaaatatcaaatttagatATTTGTACCCTGTCGAAGTAAGGAACCATGGCATATATGTTTGGAATAGATTCCATTTTGAGAGAGTTGAAAAAGCACTATCTCGTTGAAAGGTTCTATACATCTGCCCTTTCTCAACGCATTTCTTTAGACAAAGACTCTGTTTTTTCCTCTTTTCGGATGGTAAATATTTCTCAGAACATGGAGTATGAATCAAACCCATGTTTGAATTGAGATACTGATGCAAGTTCTTCCCTTCTGAATCAgatagattcatatctgaaagaggttgacaataagttctttcaaaatttactaTTTGTCCCTCTGTTAGAGGTGTTCCAGAAATGTCTGCGATCGAGTAAATAGTTCTACGAACGAATGGATCGTATCGACTTGGAAAATGGAAAGATTTGTACAAATTATACGTTTCGTCACCACTTTGTGGAAAATCGTTAGGTATGAATATGTTAGATACCTGTGACTCGATTGGTGAAATAGTATCTCNNNNNNNNNNNNNNNNNNNNNNNNNNNNNNNNNNNNNNNNNNNNNNNNNNNNNNNNNNNNNNNNNNNNNNNNNNNNNNNNNNNNNNNNNNNNNNNNNNNNNNNNNNNNNNNNNNNNNNNNNNNNNNNNNNNNNNNNNNNNNNNNNNNNNNNNNNNNNNNNNNNNNNNNNNNNNNNNNNNNNNNNNNNNNNNNNNNNNNNNNNNNNNNNNNNNNNNNNNNNNNNNNNNNNNNNNNNNNNNNNNNNNNNNNNNNNNNNNNNNNNNNNNNNNNNNNNNNNNNNNNNNNNNNNNNNNNNNNNNNNNNNNNNNNNNNNNNNNNNNNNNNNNNNNNNNNNNNNNNNNNNNNNNNNNNNNNNNNNNNNNNNNNNNNNNNNNNNNNNNNNNNNNNNNNNNNNNNNNNNNNNNNNNNNNNNNNNNNNNNNNNNNNNNNNNNNNNNNNNNNNNNNNNNNNNNNNNNNNNNNNNNNNNNNNNNNNNNNNNNNNNNNNNNNNNNNNNNNNNNNNNNNNNNNNNNNNNNNNNNNNNNNNNNNNNNNNNNNNNNNNNNNNNNNNNNNNNNNNNNNNNNNNNNNNNNNNNNNNNNNNNNNNNNNNNNNNNNNNNNNNNNNNNAAGCCACTTGGACAAAAAAAGAAGTGACTTGGACAAAAAGAAACGAAGTGGCTTAGACAAATCTTTTTTGTCGATAACCTCAGACCAATCAATCGAATATTGATTAATACGTAATCGATCGAACACTATTTGAAAACGGCTCTTCTGCTCAGAAACGAAATGTTCCAAATCTTCCTGGAAATTCTTGCTCCCATTGGACCATTTGTATCTATATGCATCAGGATCCCCATTCATGGATCTCTCGGTTCGAGAAATCAAGATAAGAGGATCGAACCATTTCTTCTGACTCTTTTTCAAATTCGATAAAGGTTGGTTGATCGTATATTTCATTATAGTTCTATGATTCAGAGTATCCTTTCCTATTTGATCCCTTTGAATTCCATATTCGAAGTTGCGATCGGATCTATTCATTAAAAAGACTCGATTCAATATATTTCTTATGTACCCATAGGTACTATATTGGATTTGAATCAGATTTCGGATCAATCTATATTGATTGACTGCCTCCATTATGTTGTTGCTAGCAAATACCaccattttttgttttggaTCTTTCAAATCATTCCCGCAGGAGATCCGGACCCATCTTTTTCTGATCCTTCGAGAAAAAGATTCATTCTCTTCATAAAAAATAGGAGGTAGAACCAATAaagatttctttttcgattCATCCCTGGCCTCATTCAAGAATTGTTTTTGATCCAATCCGTAGGAATCAATAGAAAAAGCAAATCCCTTATGATACACCAGATCCGGCTCGGTTATTGATAGAGTGAATAGATCTGCCATTTCTTGAAATCTCTCTTCTGATTCAAAATCGCGGTGTAACGTGTATCCTCCCCTGTTCCGGTCATGGAatagatgaaataaataaaaaaatggatttTTGTTCAAGAATGAAATCTTATTGGAACTGTCCATATCCGGTTCATCCTTCAGAACCCTATCACACCCCGGATCTGATGAAATAGGATGAATTGAGACAGTATTTTGTAAATACGTAATTATCTTGAATATATTAACCAGTTCTTTCTTTTCCAATCGCCTGGAAGGGACAAAAGAAGGATCTTGTtgtttcttcaacaatttctgATCTCTAGTGGATCTCTCAGTAGGATTCGAACCCAGATGAAGTTCTGACCATCTATCAGAGAAAAAAGAACGAACGGATCTTGTAGGATTCCCAAGAAATTCTTCGATTTCTTCCGGAAGCAGATGATTAATCATCTGCTTCTCACGTTCCGTGAATAGCCGGGACATTGAGGAATATCCAGAAAGGCATTTCGGGAATCGGTCTGATTCTATCTCTGTTCCTTCCGTTTGAAGAAAGGAAGGATCCCAAAGAATCGAtctttcttttagttgttgaaTCTCTCTTTGATTGATCAATGTGTGATATTCCGAATCCTCATTACTAATGGAATCCAAATGATCTCTGGATTGATCAGAAGATCCTTTCGGTTGGCTAGAATCCGTTACTTGAACGAAACTAGATCTTGTGGAATCATATTGAATATTTGACGATACATTCCGTACCTTTCTAAAAAACCGATCCTTGTTTACCAACCACACATTGTCTAACCAAATCAAATTCTCTCTCGATACGTTCCTCAAAAAATCCGATTCGTGCGGATTCTTCCCCCAACTAACGAAGGGATCTTGGCGGAATTTCCACATATGAAATTGAGCACAATTTTGCAAAGAAAGAGCCCACTTGTTTCTCGAGAAGAGATGGGAAACATGCTCATTTGATTGAATAGTTGACCCAGCCCTTTGTTGTTTGAAGAAACCCTCCACTTCAATTGGTATTTTTTCACGAAAAGCAGACATGAGATAAGAAATCCAGTGTTTCACTAAGATTTCGAATAGCGGTCCCGAATTCAAGTTGATTCTATTTCGCCTCTTCCTCAGAGAAAGACGATCAAACAATTCCCAATCATGGTCCTTGCGGATGGGATCATccatataatatacaaaaataaactCCAGATATTTGATATCTTTCTCTTTGAATAAGATCTCAATTCCAGCGATGGTTTCAT is a window of Primulina tabacum isolate GXHZ01 unplaced genomic scaffold, ASM2559414v2 Contig958, whole genome shotgun sequence DNA encoding:
- the LOC142535346 gene encoding protein Ycf2-like gives rise to the protein MVERKNLYLRGLLPIPMNSIGPRNDTLEESVGSSNINRLIVSLLYLPKGKKISESCFLNPKESTWVLPITKKCSMPESNWGSRWWRNWIGKKRDSSCKISNETIAGIEILFKEKDIKYLEFIFVYYMDDPIRKDHDWELFDRLSLRKRRNRINLNSGPLFEILVKHWISYLMSAFREKIPIEVEGFFKQQRAGSTIQSNEHVSHLFSRNKWALSLQNCAQFHMWKFRQDPFVSWGKNPHESDFLRNVSRENLIWLDNVWLVNKDRFFRKVRNVSSNIQYDSTRSSFVQVTDSSQPKGSSDQSRDHLDSISNEDSEYHTLINQREIQQLKERSILWDPSFLQTEGTEIESDRFPKCLSGYSSMSRLFTEREKQMINHLLPEEIEEFLGNPTRSVRSFFSDRWSELHLGSNPTERSTRDQKLLKKQQDPSFVPSRRLEKKELVNIFKIITYLQNTVSIHPISSDPGCDRVLKDEPDMDSSNKISFLNKNPFFYLFHLFHDRNRGGYTLHRDFESEERFQEMADLFTLSITEPDLVYHKGFAFSIDSYGLDQKQFLNEARDESKKKSLLVLPPIFYEENESFSRRIRKRWVRISCGNDLKDPKQKMVVFASNNIMEAVNQYRLIRNLIQIQYSTYGYIRNILNRVFLMNRSDRNFEYGIQRDQIGKDTLNHRTIMKYTINQPLSNLKKSQKKWFDPLILISRTERSMNGDPDAYRYKWSNGSKNFQEDLEHFVSEQKSRISWRILQKKWCLPQWNLISEISSKCFHNLLLSEEMIHRNNESPLISTHLRSPNVWEFLYSILFLLLVAGYLVRTYLIFVARASSELQTEFEKVKSLMIPSSMIELRKLLYRYPTSEPNSFWLKNLFLVALEELGDSLEEIRASGGNMLGPAYGVKSIRSKKKYLNINLIDIIDLIPNPINRITFSRNTRHLSHTSKEIYSLIRKRKNVNGDWIDDKIESWVANSDSIDDEEREFLVQFSALTAEKGIDQILLSLTHSDHLSKNDSGYQMIEQPGAIYLRYLVDIHKKYLLNYEFNTSCLAERRVFLAHYQTITYSQTSCGTSTLHFPSHGKPFSLRLALSPSRGILVIGSIGTGRSYLVKYLATNSYVPFITVFLNKVLDNKPKGFLIDDIDIDDSDDIDASDDIDASDDIDRDLDTELELLSMMNALTMDMMPEIDRSYITLQFELAKAMSPCIIWIPNIHDLDVPHLFEIPGEEDQVGPCEQLDALSPFNPLSEMRQKKRKENPWTDPIISTP